AAAACCAAGGGCGAGATTCAGCTCCATGGTTTTCTCAAATGTCCTCTTTTGATCATCATTTAAAATTGAGTATGCCAGCTCCTTAACTTGGTTTGGCGCAAACGCGACTTGACCAACCGGGTGACACAGGCCTTCAATCTTTATTGTGGGTAACGCACCGGTGCTAAAGAAAAAATCCGAGGCATTTTTGCTAACCATAAGTTCAAGATAGGAAATGAGATTACCCACGTTAGCAACTCCTTAGATTGGATGGATAGTAGCGATTATTAGGCATCGGACTGTTTAGCCTCCAACTCATTGTAGTAGCAATCTCTAACTTGCAAGTACACATAAGCCAACCCTCGCTGACTATCGACCACGCACTCCTGACTCCTTTTGGAGCTAGCGATGCCAAAACTCGACCACCCAGCTTCCGAAAACACTGCGCAATAAGCATAGGGAGGAATTCTTGTCGTGTTTTATCGATAATGTCGCTGGGCGGCTTAGCAACAAAAAAGCAAGAAGCACAGTTATAGCCGACGATATTTCCTTCTAGATCAACGACCCAAATTAATTCCAATATCACCTTGTAAACTATCGAAAAATCGCTCTCTTGCGTGCAAATATATTCCTTCACAGCGCTAACATGCATAGCACTCACCCCTGAGATCCTACTTCCTTATCATAAACCTAGCCTTAACAGACGGCCTCGTACATCAGTACATACCATTACTCAGCGTTTCATTATTGAGAAATAGGTTTGCCCGCGCTACTAACTACCGTGATAAGTGATTTCGCGCAATACATCGTGTACAAAAAGTGTAGTAGCTAAAAAGTGGTATACAAATTTAGTGGCTTCAAAAGAAACGAATACTGTGCAATGGTCCTCTAGGTACAGCAAACAAAGGTAATCAGGCACGTGCACTCTGGGCTTGAGTGGCTAGGATGTAGAAAGCCATTACAAAGAAAGGTGGTATTGAATGGCCTCTGCGCCCTAAAATGCCTAAATCCTAACAAAAACATACAATACGACTATTTGCCCCCTGCTCTGCCACGTGCCGAGCCGCGGCAACACCATAGGATCAACAATGGCTTTTACCGATAAGAATGCTGAACCCTACAGCGGTGAACACTTAGTTCGCTATATAAAAAAGGCTATGCGGGTTTCGCCACCGAATTCTAAAATCCGGAATGTTGCTTATAAGATAATCAAGCGCATGTTTCAGCCGGAACTGATTAATGTAGAAAACATTCCGTCTCAGCCTTGCTTGTTCGTTGCAAACCACGCCATGTACGCGGTTGACGGCCCTATTATCGGACTGCCAATGTTAGCTGAGCAAGGCCGTTTTCTGCGTCCGCTCAGCGATAAATTTATGTGGAATTCGGTTAACGAGAAGTTACTGTTAGACCAAGGGGCGGTCATTGGCCATCCCGAGGTATGCTCCGCCCTAATGGAAAAAGGCAGTGACTTGCTGGTGTTTCCAGGTGGCGCTCACGAGGCCACCAAATCAGCTGACAAAAAATACCAACTGCTGTGGAAGGAGCGTTACGGCTTTATAAAGCTCGCCGCTAAACATGGCTACACCATTGTACCAACGGCGATTGTTGGTCCAGAAGATTTTTACAAACACATGATAGAAGGTGAGGATTTACCACAGACTCTAGTTGGCCGCACGCTAACGCGGCTCGGCATTATTAATGAAAACACCCGTACAGACTTGATAGGACCTATTCCTATGGGCTTGTTCGGCACCCTTATTCCCAAACCCCAAAAATGCTATCTACAGTTTGGAGAGCCATTAGATTTAAGCCAGTACAAGGGTGAAGTCCTGAGCAAAGCTACGATGGTTGATTTACGTGCGCAAGTCGCAACTAGTATCAATACAATGGTTGAGTCGCTTTTACTGCTCCAGGATGAGGAAAAACCTAACAAAGGACGCCTTCGTCGCCTACTGACACGATAAGGTTTAAAAACTGCGACTGCGGACAGTAATACTTTGCTGCAAAATGCGATTTTTTAAAAACCAAGCACATAGCAAAAAGCTTTCGACCGCGAGATCGAAAGCTTTCACACATCCAAAACTAGACTTTATTGTACCGATCAACATTAAAATATTGTCGGCTCAGTCCCTCTACCTTGTCGTCTAGGCCGCTTATTTAAAGCTAAGTTAGCCGGCAAATGTCGTCAATCTTTGCCGCGACTTATACGATACCAAACGCCAGCATGGCATCGGCAACTTTTTTAAAGCCCGCAATATTTGCCCCTTTGGCGTAGTCAACATAGCCATCAGCGAGAACACCGTGTGACCGGCAACGCTCATGGATATCCTTCATTATATCCCGTAAAAGCTCGTGCAATTTAACTTCGTCCCACGACATGCGCGCGCTGTTTTGACTCATCTCTAAGCCAGACACAGCGACTCCACCGGCGTTGGCAGCTTTGGCCGGACCGAAGCCAATGCGCGCCTCACGAAAAGTATGCACAGCCTCTGTGGTGCAGGGCATATTGGCGCCCTCGGCAACGAGCATGACACCATTATTAATCAGCGCTATAGCGTCGTCCTGGCCGATTTCGTTTTGGGTGGCGCAAGGTAGCGCAATGTCACAGGGAATATGCCAAGGCTTTTCTGCTTGATGAAAGCTCGCCTCAGGGAATTGTTCTACGTATTCGGCAATGCTACCTTGATGTTTTAATTTGTGTTCTTTTAACCAATGAATTTTGTTCTGATCAAATCCCTCTGGGTCGTGGATGAATCCACTGGAATCTGACAGCGTAATTACCTTGGCACCAAGGCCAATGGCTTTCTCAGCCGCATGCAGAGCAACATTACCCGCGCCGGACACGCAAACCGTTTTATTTGTAAACGAATCGCCGCGGTGCTCAAGCATATTTTCAACAAAATAAATCAGCCCGTAACCCGTCGCTTCAGTACGGACGAGGCTCCCCCCCCAACTTAAACCTTTACCCGTCAGCACCCCGACATAGCGGTTAGTGATCCGTTTGTACTGCCCAAACATATATCCAATCTCTTTAGCACCAACGCCAATATCACCAGCTGGTACATCGGTGACCTCGCCAACGTGGCGATAAAGTTCGGTCATGAAGGATTGGCAAAAGCGCATTATTTCATTATCGGATTTACCCTTAGGATTAAAGTCACTCCCTCCCTTACCACCACCCATTGGCAATCCGGTGAGGCTATTCTTAAAGGTTTGCTCAAAAGCGAGAAATTTCAAAATACTTTGATTTACGCTTTTGTGAAATCGGAGGCCGCCTTTATAGGGACCAATCGCGTTGCTATTCTGAACCCGGTAGCCGCGCTGAACGCGAACATTGCCAAGATCATCCTGCCAACATACCCGAAACGAAATCACCCGGTCGGGTTCCGCTAGGCGACGTAGGATTTGCGCTTCATGGTATACCGCTTTGTCTTGAATAAACTCAAAGATGTCGCTCGCAACATCATGCACCGCCTGATGAAACTCTAGTTCGCCGGGGTTGCGGCGTTTAACACCGTCCATAAATTGTTCTAGGTCGACATGCGATTCAGTCATAAGGCGCTACCATCGTTTGGCTTAAGTTACCGGAAGGAAGAAAGAGCTTATACCCAATTCTCAGTAAATACTGCTAAGTTCGCGCTAGAAAATAGCCTTAGCAGAACTTCAAACGCGAAATACTGAAAGCGAGCCTAATCTGCGCCGTTTGAGCCGCTGAATGGCCCATAACTAACGCAAACTCTCATTCAATTTATCCAGTACTTTCTGCCCCGGGCAGAGCTCTGCAGCTCCCAAATCGCGCAGCGGAGTTTTGCTGGTGCCCAAGATTTCATGCAGGTCTTGAGAGTCTTCATCCATAAACAATAAGCCGGTAAGAATTTGATCTTTTGCTTTATAGTCTTTAATCAACCGCAAGGCAGAGCGGCGGCTGTTTAAATTTAGTTCGGGGTCGGCTTTGTGAAGGTGTACCACCGAGCCATCATGCAAGGTAACTTCTTTAGATTGGCCCTGTTCATACTCGGTTGAAATCTCGTGTTTAAAGGGGACATAGTCAACTGTGCCGGTGGCCGCTAGATGATCGCGAACATGCTCATAACCCTTGGTAGATTTAGGGTTGTTATTAAAGGTCACGCAGGGCGAGATCACATCGATAAAAGCGAATCCACGATGGCTAATAGCCGCCTTAATGAGCGGCACCAACTGATCTCTGTCACCAGAGAAACTTCGCGCCACAAACGTTGCGCCGAGTTGTAGGGCAATACTCGCTAAGTCGATAGGCTCAAAGGGGTTGGGTTCACCTTTTTTACTCGCGGAACCAATATCGGCGGTCGCAGAATCTTGGCCCTTGGTTAAGCCGTAGCAGCCATTATTCTCGACCACATACATCATATTTAAATTGCGACGCACAACATGGGTAAACTGCCCCATGCCGATTGAGGCGGTATCGCCATCCCCAGACACACCCACATAAATCAGGTCACGATTGGCGAGATTAGCCCCCGTTGCCACCGACGGCATACGCCCATGCACAGAGTTAAAGCCGTGGGAGTTACCCAGAAAGTAGGTTGGTGTTTTCGACGAGCAGCCAATACCTGATAGCTTGGCCACTTTGTGGGGGGCAATAGATAACTCAAAACAGGCTTGCACAATAGCGGCGCTAATCGAGTCATGGCCACAACCCGCGCAAAGGGTTGATATCGCCCCTTCGTAGTCTTTGCGGGTAAAACCAAGATCATTGCGTGGCAGTTCGGGATGCCGAAATGCAGGACGAATATAAGTCATTAAACAGACTCCTTAGCAATTTTTTTCTTATGCAGCGGCCGCACATTATCGCCCCGCAAAACCATGGTAATTTCCTCGTAGATCTTACGCGCGGAAATGGGCGTGCCGTTGTAATTTAAAATCGAAATTAAATCTCTTGGCGACACCAAGCATTCGTTTACCAGCAGCGTTCGCATCTGTGCATCTCGGTTTTGGTCTACCACAAACACCGTGTCGTGCTGTTCAATAAAGGCGTCGACAGATTTATGGAAGGGAAAGCCCCTTACACGCAGGGTATCAACCGCAATTCCTTGGGCGGCAAGGGAGTCCACCGCTTCTAGGGTGGCATTGCGACTGGTGCCAAAATGAATAACACCCACTTTGGCGCCGCCCTTTGCCGCTTCAATCAGCTCAGGCGTGGGAACAAGGTTTTTCGCGGTGTCCCATTTTTTTAGCAGACGCTGCATATTTTTTTCGTAGGCATCACCGTCTTCGGTGTACACCGCGTATTCATCTCGCGAGGTGCCACGGGTAAAAAAGGCGCCCTTATTGGGGTGGGTGCCGGGGTAAGTACGGTAGGGAATGCCGTCGTCATCAATATCAAGATAGCGACCAAAGCGCTCGCTCATCGCCTCCAGCTGCTGTTCGTTAAATACCTTTCCGCGCTGATATTCACGCTTATCGTCCCATACCAGCGGTGGGGACATCGTGTCGTTCATGCCAAGATCAAGATCGCTTAACATAATGACCGGCGTTTGCAGGGTTTCAGCTAAATCGAAGGCCTCAGCTGTCATCTCAAAGCATTCTCGCGGCGTCGCGGGGAATAGCAGGACGTGCTTGGTGTCACCGTGTGAGGCATAGGCGCAGGCGAGCACATCAGACTGCTGGGTACGGGTCGGCATACCCGTCGATGGGCCTGCGCGCTGGACATCGATGAGAACCGTGGGAATTTCAGCAAAATAAGCTAGCCCCAAAAATTCACTCATCAAGGAAATACCTGGGCCGCTGGTTGCGGTAAAGGCCCGGGCGCCATTCCAGCTCGCACCAATCACCATTCCGATTGCGGCTAATTCGTCTTCAGCCTGCACAATGGCATAATTTTTATTGCCGCTGCCGGGATCAATGCGCAGGCGCTTACAGTATTTATCGAAACCATCTACCACCGATGTCGAGGGGGTAATGGGATACCATGCCGCCACCGTAGCACCGCCGTAAATGGCACCGAGCGAGGCGGCGGTATTACCGTCAATCAAGATCTGATCACCCACCGCGTCGCGGCGTTCAACACGAATACCAATTGGGCATTGGTAGTGTTCGGCGGCATAGTGATAGCCAATTTCCAAGGCCCGCACATTGGGCGTTATCAATTTTTCTTTGCCGCGGAATTGATCCGATACCAATCCAGTTAATACATCGAATTCAATATCAAGCAAGGCCGACAGGGCGCCGACATAAATAATATTTCTAAACAGTTGCTGCTGCCGCGCATCACTGTATTCGCGCTGACATAAGTCTTTTAAGGGTACGCCAATGAAGTGGATATCGCTGCGCATTAAACGCAAATCTAGGGGTTTGCTGGAATCATATAAAAAGTAACCACCGGGCTCCACTTCTTGGATGTCTTTCGCCATGCTTTGTGGATTCATGCATACCATCATATCCACGCCGCCGCGCCGGCCGAGATAGCCCTTTTCATTCACCCGCACTTCATACCAAGTTGGCAAACCCTGGATATTTGACGGGAAAATATTCTTAGGACTTATTGGCAATCCCATACGGAATAAGGACTTTGCAAACATATTGTTAGCACTAGCCGAGCCAGTGCCATTTACATTGGCAAATTTAATAACGAAATCGTTTACTGCTTCGATGCGTTTCATATCAGCCGCACTGCCCCGCTTTAGTCACCGAGTAATAGAATTTCTGCATATCCCACGCCGCCGTTGGGCAGCGCTCCGCGCATAATCCACAATGCAAACACACATTCTCGTCTTTAATCATGGCGCGACCGGTGCGTAAATCCTCAGACACATAGATGTCCTGCTCGGTATTATTCGCGGGCATTTTTAATGTCTGGCGAACTTGGTCTTCTTCCCCGCTGTTAACAACAATACTTAGGCAATCGGTGGGGCAAATGTCGACACAGGCGTCACATTCAATACACAATTCTTCTGAGAACACGGTTTGAGCATCGCAATTGAGACAACGCTGCGCCTCCTGAAATGCGGTGGCCGCATCAAAGCCCAACTCCACTTCCAACTTTCGATTACTGAGGCTGTCTTCCAGCTCCGCTTGAGGAACGTGATAGCGAACATCATTGGCGACTTCGCTGTCGTAGCTCCACTCGTGGATCCCCATCTTTTGACTCACTAGGGTCACCCCTGGCGGTGGCCGTTTAGCGACTGACTCTCCCTGACAATGCAAGTCTATTGAGATCGCCGCTTGGTGGCCGTGCGCTACCGCGGTAATCACATTCTGCGGTCCAAAAGCGGAATCGCCGCCAAAGAACACCTTGGGATTGCTGGACTGAAAACTGACCTCATCAACCACCGGCATATCCCACTTACCAAACTCAACGCCAACATCACGCTCAATCCAGGGAAAGGAATTCTCTTGGCCAATGGCAACGAGTACGTCATCGCATGGCACAATGACTGGCTCTTCTCCGGTCGAGACCAAGCGACGTTTACCGTCCTCATACACAGCCTTCACACGGTCAAAGCGCATCGCCACCAAGCGACCCTCTTCGACAATAAATTCCTGTGGCACATGGTTATCCATAATCGGAATGCCCTCATGCGCGGCGTCTTCTTTTTCCCATGGTGAGGCTTTCATCTCAGCGAAAGGGCTGCGAACAATCACTTTGACTTCATCGCCACCCATTCGCCGCGCGGTTCGGCAGCAATCCATAGCAGTATTACCACCACCGAGAACAATGACTTTTCTTCCGATGCTTTCAAGGTGTTCAAAGGCCACGCTAGATAGCCAATCTATGCCGATATGAATATTGGCCTTTGCCGCCTGCCGGCCCGGCAAGTCTAGATCTCGGCCACGCGGTGCACCACTGCCGATAAAGACAGCATCATAATTTTTGTCTAAGACCGCTTTAAGGCTGTCCACATAATGATTGAAATGGGTGATTACGCCCATATCGAGAATAAGGTTCACCTCTTCATTTAAGACTTCTTCGGGCAGTCGGAATGCGGGTATCTGGCTGCGCATAAAACCGCCACCGGCGCGCTGATCGTCATACAGGTCAACGCTATAGCCCAATGGCATCAAGTCTCTTGCTACAGTTAATGACGCCGGCCCAGCACCAATAAGCGCAATGCGTTTACCATTTTTTTGCTTGGGAATAATTGGCATGCGATTAGTGATATCGCCTTTATTATCGGCTGCGACGCGCTTAAGCCGACAAATCGCGACCGGCTCATCATCTATTCGGCCGCGCCGACAGGCCGGCTCGCAGGGCCGATCACAGGTGCGACCGAGCACCCCGGGGAACACATTCGACTCCCAGTTGATCATATAAGCATCGGTGTAACGCTGAGCGGCAATTAAACGGATATATTCTGGAACCGGCGTATGAGCCGGACAGGCATACTGGCAGTCGACCACCTTGTGAAAATACTCGGGGTCTCGGGTGTTAGTGGCTTTCAATGCGCCCCCTCAAAATTATTATTAGCGAGTTGGGTTGCAGGTGTCGGTATTCCTAACGGGGCCGACACCCCTAAAACCTAATGATTACAACACAGTAATAACATAAATTCATTAGAAAAATGGCGTCATATTAATGAGCCTCTCCGCACCTCACTTCTATTCACTCGGTGCCATAAGCGCTGATCACATCACGCCATACGAAGCCTTTAAGACCGCCTTGGCGCAGCCACTTAAAATTAAAGACAACTCTATGTGAGGGGGATCGTCCGGTAATTTCTGCGGTCTGTGCTAGGGTAGGCTATAAATAGTTATCCAGCCCAAGGAGTTTGTAATGCAATCTACTGACCATCTGCGCGCAACACTCAATGTTGACGGCAGCGATTACCACTATTTTGACCTAAACAAACTCGGTGATGATCGCCTCATCAATCTGCCAAAATCATTAAAGATACTACTGGAAAATCAGCTCCGTCATTTTGACGGCGATTCAGTAAACTCAGACATCATTGTTGCTTTCTCGCGCTGGTTAGATCAGCCCACTGGCGGTGAAGATCTCAATTTCTCTCCCGCCCGCGTGTTAATGCAAGACTTTACCGGAGTACCCGCTATTGTCGATTTAGCCGCTATGCGTGACGCGGTCGCTAAACGCGGCGGCGATGTTTCCGCCATCAATCCACAGATCCCAGTTCATTTGGTTATCGACCACTCCGTCACGGTAGATCAATTTGGCTCACCCCAGGCCTTTGGCGAGAATGTAGCCAATGAAATGGCCCGCAACGACGAGCGCTATCGCTTTTTAAAATGGGGTCAATCCGCTTTCAAGAACTTTAGCGTTGTACCGCCAGGCACCGGTATATGCCATCAGGTTAATTTGGAATACTTAGCCCAGGTGGTGTGGAGTAGTGACGGTGTAGCCTATCCAGATACGGTATTAGGTACTGACAGCCACACTCCAATGGTTAATGGCTTAGGCGTGCTGGGCTGGGGCGTTGGCGGCATTGAAGCCGAAGCGGCCCTACTCGGCCAGCCCTACTCGATGATGCTGCCGGAGGTAATTGGTTTTGAATTAAACGGCAAATTAAATGACGGCGTCACCGCAACAGATTTGGTATTAACCGTGGTGCAGATTTTGCGCAGAGAGGGCGTAGTCGGTAAATTTGTTGAGTTTTACGGTGACGGTCTGGCTGAATTGAGCGTGGCCGATCGTGCCACCATTGCCAATATGGCCCCCGAATATGGCGCGACCTGCGGCTACTTCCCTGTGGACGAAGCCACCCTAGCTTATATGGAATTAACCGGACGCAGCAGCGAGAACATCGCGCTTACCGAAGCCTACTGCAAAGCCCAGGGCCTATGGCGGCATGCCGGCGACCAGCCGACGTTTACGCGCACCGTGTCATTGGATTTGAATACCGTAGAGCCCAGTCTCGCCGGGCCAAGCCGCCCGCAAGATCGGGTTGCGCTTGGCGATTTAGGCGAGGCGATGCGCGACTTTCTCAAAGCCAGCAAACGCGATCTACGTGAAAGCGTCGCAATTCCTGACATGGACTTAAAGTTACATCACGGCGACGTGGTGATTGCCGCTATTACCAGCTGTACAAACACCTCCAACCCCGACGTCATGATTGCCGCAGGGCTCGTTGCCCGCAAAGCTCGCGAACGCGGTTTACGCGTTAAGCCTTGGGTTAAGACCTCATTAGCGCCAGGATCAAAAGTAGTCAGCAAGTACTTAAGCGACAGCGGCCTACAAGAGGATTTAGACTCACTAGGCTTCGACTTAGTTGGCTATGGCTGTACAACCTGCATTGGCAATTCTGGCCCCCTACCAGACCCCATCGCCGCCGCCATCGACAGCAAGGATATGGTTGTATCAGCGCTATTGTCAGGCAACCGCAATTTCGAAGGCCGTATCCATCCGCAAGTAAAAGCGAGCTGGCTGGCATCGCCCCCGCTTGTTGTTGCCTATGCGCTCGCCGGCAGCACCCTGTTGAATCTGCGCGACGACGCTATCGGTAAAGACCAAGAAGGTAAGCCGGTTTATCTAAAAGACTTATGGCCGAGCAACCAGGAGATTCACGATATCCGCAAAATCGTCAGCGGCGACATGTTTAAAGATGCTTACCAGGATGTCTATAAGGGTACCGCTGAATGGCAGGCCATAAATATTGCCAGCACCGAAACCTACCAGTGGCAGGAAGACTCTAGCTATATTCGCTTGCCCACCTTCTTTGACACTCCCACAGTATCGGGCGAAGAGTTCCCGACCTTGCGCGGCGCCCGAATTCTTGGCTTGTTTGGTGACACCATCACCACCGACCATATTTCACCCGCAGGTAAAATTGCCCTAGACAGTCCGGCCAGCCATTATTTGCAAAGCAATGGCGTTTCGCCGGCGGAGTTTAACTCCTATGGTTCCCGGCGCGGCAATCATGAAGTGATGCTCCGCGGCACATTCGCCAATACTCGACTGCACAATAAACTCGTAGACCGTGAAGGCGGTTACACCTTATCGCCAGATGGTAAAAATGTTATCTCTATTTACAAAGCGGCCATGAAATACCAAGAGAGCAATACGCCGTTAGTTATCATCGCCGGCAAGCAATACGGCACTGGCTCGAGTCGAGACTGGGCTGCAAAAGGCACCTTATTACTGGGTATAAAAGCCGTGATTGCCGAAAGCTTCGAGCGAATTCACCGTTCCAACCTCATCGGTATGGGTGTAATGCCAATAGAGTTCGACAAGCAAATACCGCAGGAAATGCTAGATTTACAAGGCGACGAGGGCGTTGATATCATCTCCTGTGACCCTGTCTTGGCGCCAAAGCAAAAAGTCAGAATCATCTTGTCGCGCAGCGATGGCAGTCGCCATGAAGTACTGGGTCGGCTGCGGATAGACACCAAGGAGGAAATGGCCTATTTCCGTCACGGCGGTATTCTGCAATATGTTTTAGCGGAGCTGGGTAAATAATGCCATTACCTAACTCTGCGGCGCTATTTGATTGGTTTTTATCCAGATTCGCGATTATATTAGCGCCAGTAGAGCTTGTTTGGCACCAGCGCATCCAAACTACTCAATGCCATACTAAATTCAGTGATAATACGGAGTCAGATGTATGAAAATTCATGTCGAGGTTGAAGTCAGTCCGGAAGAAATGCGCCGCTTAGTCGGACTTCCAGACGCCCAACCACTTTGGGATGCGGTCTACAAACGCATCGGCGAAGGTGACTCAGAAATGATTCAACAAATGGCGAAAACCGCGTTTACTGAAGGTATGAAAACCATCGATTTATCTGCTCGGGTATTGAAATCATTGAGCGGCTTAGCCAGCAATCGCAAAAATTCTGACAAAGCGACTACAGAGGCTAAAGATCCTGAAAGTAGCGATGACAAGCCGCAAAAACCAACACCTAGCAAAGCTGCGCCCGTGCGTCGCAGCGCATCCAGCAAAAGTAAAAGCTAAATTGTTTTCAGCTGGCACCCAATACCACTAAAGCATTGCTTAGCCCTCACCGAACCCTTTTAAGAATTTCAGAGTGACACCACCATGGCAAACACCACTTCGGGCAGCAAAAACATTGCTGCCTCGGGCAAAGTACTGCGAGTTCGCAACGCAACTTTAGCCGATATACCCGCTATTGGCGCCCTATCTAAGCGCGTCTACACAGGGACCGGCATCGATCCGTATTCGCGCGCTGAGTTGCGAGGCCAATTGAATAATTTTGCCGAAGGCAAATTTGTCGTCACCCTTGAGGACGAAATAGTCGGCTATTGCGCAACATTTCGGGTCAGCGGCGAAGTCTGCCTAAAACCCCATAGTTGGGCTGCGATCACCGCCAATGGTTACGGCACCCGCCACGATGCCGAAGGCGAGTGGTTATATGGTATGGAGGTTTGTGTAGACAGTAGCGTGCGCGGCTACCGTATCGGTCAGCGGCTCTACAATGCACGCAAAAAGCTGTGTGAAGAGTTAGGTTTAAAGGGTATTGTTTTTGTCGGTCGTCTGCCCAGCTTGTCGCGTCGCATCAAAAAATATGGCAGCGCAGAAAACTATCTGGACGCGGTAGTGCAGCAACGCACCCGTGACCCAGTGCTGTCGTTCCAGCTTCGCAACAACTTTGAAGTTATCGATCTAATGCCGAACTACTTGGTCGATGACACCGGCTCTATGGGCTATGGCGTGCATCTTGTCTGGCACAACCCCAAAGTGGAAACTGCTGCCAATGTCGCCCACACCAAACGCCACGGCGGCCGCCAACCCGACACCGTGCGGATTGGTACCGTGCAATATATGCAGCGACGCGTCACCTCATTTGTCGAGTTCATGTCGTTCATAGAATATTTTGTCGATGTGGTAGCGGACTACAAAGGCGACTTTGTGGTTTTCCCCGAGCTTATCACCCTGCAGCTACTGTCCATTGAAGACCAGGAGCTAACGCCTATTCAGTCCATAGAGGCACTCACCAAGTACACACCCCGCTACGTCGAGGCCATGCAAGACTTGGCCGTGCGTTACAACATCAATATTATCGGCGGATCACACCCTACTCGCGTCGCCAACGGCAGGGTCGAAAACATCTCTTACGTGTTTCACCGCGATGGCCGTGTCGATGAACAAGCAAAAATTCACCCCACCCCCAATGAAGTCTATTGGTGGAATATTGAAGGCGGCAATGAGTTACAAGTTATAGACACCGACTGCGGCCCCATTGGTATATTAATCTGCTATGACTCCGAGTTCCCAGAACTCGGCCGCCACTTAGTAGATCAAGGCGCTGAGATCCTATTCGTGCCCTTCTGCACCGATGAGCGCCAAAGCTATATGCGCGTGCGCTACAGTTGTCAGGCTAGGGCCGTTGAAAATCAGGTTTATGTGGTCATGTCTGGCAATGTCGGCAATTTGCCTAACGTCGCCAATATGGATATTCAATACGCACAAAGCTGTATCTTAACGCCCTGTGATTTCCATTTTGCCCGCGACGGTATCGCCGCTGATACCACGCCCAATGTGGAAACAGTCGCTATTGCCGATTTGCGACCAGAGTCATTGCGCATAGCCCGTAATAGCGGCACAGTGCAAAATCTGCGCGACCGCCGCC
This portion of the Zhongshania sp. R06B22 genome encodes:
- the acnA gene encoding aconitate hydratase AcnA, whose product is MQSTDHLRATLNVDGSDYHYFDLNKLGDDRLINLPKSLKILLENQLRHFDGDSVNSDIIVAFSRWLDQPTGGEDLNFSPARVLMQDFTGVPAIVDLAAMRDAVAKRGGDVSAINPQIPVHLVIDHSVTVDQFGSPQAFGENVANEMARNDERYRFLKWGQSAFKNFSVVPPGTGICHQVNLEYLAQVVWSSDGVAYPDTVLGTDSHTPMVNGLGVLGWGVGGIEAEAALLGQPYSMMLPEVIGFELNGKLNDGVTATDLVLTVVQILRREGVVGKFVEFYGDGLAELSVADRATIANMAPEYGATCGYFPVDEATLAYMELTGRSSENIALTEAYCKAQGLWRHAGDQPTFTRTVSLDLNTVEPSLAGPSRPQDRVALGDLGEAMRDFLKASKRDLRESVAIPDMDLKLHHGDVVIAAITSCTNTSNPDVMIAAGLVARKARERGLRVKPWVKTSLAPGSKVVSKYLSDSGLQEDLDSLGFDLVGYGCTTCIGNSGPLPDPIAAAIDSKDMVVSALLSGNRNFEGRIHPQVKASWLASPPLVVAYALAGSTLLNLRDDAIGKDQEGKPVYLKDLWPSNQEIHDIRKIVSGDMFKDAYQDVYKGTAEWQAINIASTETYQWQEDSSYIRLPTFFDTPTVSGEEFPTLRGARILGLFGDTITTDHISPAGKIALDSPASHYLQSNGVSPAEFNSYGSRRGNHEVMLRGTFANTRLHNKLVDREGGYTLSPDGKNVISIYKAAMKYQESNTPLVIIAGKQYGTGSSRDWAAKGTLLLGIKAVIAESFERIHRSNLIGMGVMPIEFDKQIPQEMLDLQGDEGVDIISCDPVLAPKQKVRIILSRSDGSRHEVLGRLRIDTKEEMAYFRHGGILQYVLAELGK
- a CDS encoding DUF6489 family protein; the protein is MKIHVEVEVSPEEMRRLVGLPDAQPLWDAVYKRIGEGDSEMIQQMAKTAFTEGMKTIDLSARVLKSLSGLASNRKNSDKATTEAKDPESSDDKPQKPTPSKAAPVRRSASSKSKS
- a CDS encoding GNAT family N-acetyltransferase; the encoded protein is MANTTSGSKNIAASGKVLRVRNATLADIPAIGALSKRVYTGTGIDPYSRAELRGQLNNFAEGKFVVTLEDEIVGYCATFRVSGEVCLKPHSWAAITANGYGTRHDAEGEWLYGMEVCVDSSVRGYRIGQRLYNARKKLCEELGLKGIVFVGRLPSLSRRIKKYGSAENYLDAVVQQRTRDPVLSFQLRNNFEVIDLMPNYLVDDTGSMGYGVHLVWHNPKVETAANVAHTKRHGGRQPDTVRIGTVQYMQRRVTSFVEFMSFIEYFVDVVADYKGDFVVFPELITLQLLSIEDQELTPIQSIEALTKYTPRYVEAMQDLAVRYNINIIGGSHPTRVANGRVENISYVFHRDGRVDEQAKIHPTPNEVYWWNIEGGNELQVIDTDCGPIGILICYDSEFPELGRHLVDQGAEILFVPFCTDERQSYMRVRYSCQARAVENQVYVVMSGNVGNLPNVANMDIQYAQSCILTPCDFHFARDGIAADTTPNVETVAIADLRPESLRIARNSGTVQNLRDRRHDLYQMKWRGN